One genomic region from Nocardia vinacea encodes:
- a CDS encoding acyl-CoA dehydrogenase family protein, whose translation MTVTWGQQLDRALTDLGWPDLLTEIPDVAIPLVFRLLGETGAHAPLLNDVIAHAAGTPLGATHPLPFAGGSWVVWERADRPGTTVDEELPLHPVRTGTAVEVAAGRHALACWLLGSSRAMLSLARRHALDRKQFGRPVASFQAIRHRLAETLVAIEGAEATLTAADDDFGALLAKAAAGRAALIAARHCQQTLGGIGFTAEHDLQRHIRRVLILDGLLGSTRELTREAGTRIRTAGAAPRLVHL comes from the coding sequence ATGACGGTGACGTGGGGGCAGCAGCTCGATCGGGCGCTGACCGACCTCGGTTGGCCCGACCTGCTCACCGAAATACCCGACGTGGCAATACCTCTGGTGTTCCGCCTGCTCGGCGAGACCGGTGCGCACGCGCCACTACTCAACGATGTCATCGCCCACGCCGCCGGTACGCCCCTCGGGGCAACGCACCCGCTGCCGTTCGCGGGCGGGTCGTGGGTCGTCTGGGAGCGTGCCGATCGGCCCGGTACCACGGTGGACGAGGAACTCCCCCTGCACCCGGTGCGGACCGGAACCGCTGTCGAGGTGGCGGCCGGTCGCCATGCCCTGGCCTGCTGGCTGCTCGGCAGCAGCCGCGCCATGCTGTCGCTGGCCCGCCGACATGCCTTGGACCGCAAGCAATTCGGTCGTCCCGTCGCGTCGTTCCAGGCGATCCGGCATCGCCTCGCCGAAACGCTGGTCGCCATCGAAGGCGCCGAAGCCACCCTCACGGCCGCCGACGACGATTTCGGCGCGCTGCTGGCCAAGGCCGCCGCCGGACGCGCGGCACTGATCGCGGCCCGACACTGTCAGCAGACACTCGGCGGTATCGGCTTCACCGCCGAACACGACCTACAGCGGCACATCCGTCGCGTCCTGATCCTGGACGGATTGCTGGGCAGCACACGGGAACTCACCCGCGAGGCAGGCACCCGCATCCGCACCGCGGGCGCGGCACCGCGCCTGGTTCACCTGTAG
- a CDS encoding acyl-CoA dehydrogenase family protein: MDVSEFRSGVRAWLDEHDLSPGPDHSLDGQVAQLARVRRALYDADWMRYGWPAAIGGLGGPAMLRAILGEEVATRDLAEPGLYSMVEVLAPTMISYARPELAAEMVPLLLSGREQWCQGFSEPGSGSDLASLTTKAVARGDDWVVNGQKVWTSLAQYSARCVLLTRTAPGHDGITAFFLDMDSPGITVRPLRTMHGVDEFAEVYFDDVVVPGDRMLGQPGDGWRVAMDLLPHERSTCFWHRGAYLFTRLDRLAAAATVADDADLGAAYLALHTLRCRSRLTQQRLAAGEHLGPETSIDKVLLAGAEQQLFDTMRDVLPGAVELTDPELRTEFLYSRAATIYGGTAEIQRNIIARRLLDLGKE; encoded by the coding sequence ATGGACGTGTCCGAATTCCGGTCCGGCGTGCGGGCCTGGCTGGACGAGCACGATCTGTCCCCCGGTCCGGATCATTCGCTGGACGGTCAGGTCGCCCAGTTGGCACGGGTGCGTCGGGCCCTCTATGACGCGGACTGGATGCGCTACGGCTGGCCCGCCGCGATCGGCGGTCTCGGCGGGCCCGCCATGCTCCGCGCGATTCTCGGGGAGGAGGTCGCCACCCGCGACCTGGCCGAGCCGGGACTCTATTCGATGGTCGAAGTGCTTGCGCCCACGATGATTTCGTATGCGCGCCCGGAGCTGGCGGCGGAAATGGTGCCGTTGCTGCTGTCGGGTCGTGAGCAGTGGTGCCAGGGTTTCTCGGAGCCGGGTTCGGGCAGCGACCTCGCCTCGCTGACGACGAAAGCCGTTGCGCGCGGAGATGATTGGGTGGTCAACGGCCAGAAGGTGTGGACCAGTCTGGCCCAGTACTCGGCGCGCTGCGTCCTGCTGACCCGCACGGCACCCGGACACGACGGGATCACCGCGTTCTTCCTCGATATGGACTCCCCCGGCATAACGGTGCGTCCGCTGCGGACGATGCACGGCGTCGACGAATTCGCGGAGGTGTATTTCGACGATGTCGTGGTGCCCGGCGACCGCATGCTCGGGCAGCCCGGCGATGGCTGGCGGGTCGCGATGGATCTGCTCCCGCACGAGCGCTCCACCTGCTTCTGGCACCGCGGCGCCTATCTGTTCACCCGGCTCGACCGCTTGGCGGCCGCGGCCACGGTGGCCGACGATGCCGACCTCGGTGCCGCCTATCTGGCATTGCATACGTTGCGCTGCCGCTCCCGGCTGACCCAGCAGCGGTTGGCCGCCGGCGAGCATCTCGGACCGGAAACTTCGATCGACAAGGTGCTGCTGGCCGGTGCCGAACAGCAACTGTTCGACACCATGCGCGATGTGCTGCCCGGTGCGGTGGAGCTGACCGATCCGGAATTGCGTACCGAATTCCTCTATTCGCGCGCGGCCACCATCTACGGCGGCACGGCCGAGATCCAGCGCAATATCATCGCGCGCCGTCTGCTCGACCTGGGCAAGGAGTAA
- a CDS encoding nuclear transport factor 2 family protein, with the protein MSRNDDLLEIQQLLARYAVTITKGDIDGLLAVFTPDGTYSAFGDTYTLDLFPELVAAAPKGLFLTGTPVLDIDGDTAAGTQPLCFIDHSTHDMRIGYYTDSIVRTEAGWRLKTRRMTFIRRSGVHDSGIPHAFENTRG; encoded by the coding sequence ATGTCCAGAAATGATGATCTGCTGGAGATCCAGCAGCTGCTGGCCCGCTACGCGGTGACGATCACCAAGGGCGATATCGATGGCCTGCTCGCGGTATTCACCCCCGACGGCACCTACAGCGCATTCGGCGACACCTATACCCTCGACCTGTTCCCGGAGCTGGTCGCCGCCGCGCCGAAGGGGCTATTTCTCACGGGCACACCGGTTCTCGATATCGACGGTGACACCGCCGCGGGCACCCAGCCGCTGTGCTTCATCGACCACAGCACCCACGATATGCGCATCGGCTACTACACCGACAGCATCGTGCGAACCGAAGCGGGATGGCGGCTGAAGACGCGCCGGATGACCTTCATCCGCCGCAGCGGCGTGCACGATTCGGGCATCCCACACGCCTTCGAGAACACCCGCGGATGA